The Parafrankia irregularis nucleotide sequence CGAGATGTGCGGACGCATGCTAGATCACGGACTAGTCAGCCAGCTAAGGATCACGGACGCGGTCAGGCCGACATGCCAACCATTATCAGGTTGGATCTTATCGGAAACGGCCCGATACGGTCCTTGTCAGACAATTTTTCTAGTTAGCGCGGAGCGACGCACAGCTAGTGCTCCTTCTCACCACCAGCAGCGACCTCGCCTGAGCCTGTGGATCCGAGCAGCAGGCATTCCGGCGCCACCCCGCCTTTCGCTCTCGTCGGCGCGAAGAAAGTGAGTCCAATGACAACCGTGGCAAATCCCAGGCTGATCACCGTGAGCACCACGGCGGTTCGAAGCCGAGCTGCCGCCGCGTCGCAAACCTCGCGGTCCCATTTGCGCAGACGTTCGTCGAGATCGGTCAAGGACCCTACTGGTTGTGGACCTGAACTCCATCCGTAGGCAGCAAGCATGGCGAAGATTCCGCCGGTGATCGAGGCCACCAGGGATGCCAATATCCCTGTGCCGATCGACCACCGCGCCCAGGTCGGCAGGTCTGCCACCGAATCCGTACCCTTGATGATGACGGCCGCCGCCAACAGAGCAATGAGCCCAGCCAGTCCATCCCTCCACCGCGCGGCAAGCGCCTGAATTCTAGCCAGTTCGGTTTCACGCATCTTCTCGACACGGTCGGCCGCGTCGAGATCAGCCGGCGACGGTGCGGCTCCGCCAACAATGTCCGGGGTCACAGAATAAGATCCACTTGCCAGGATCTGCCACAACCGACCTCGCCGTCGGCATGCTTGGTCTTACATACGCATCGGATGGGGATCTCGACCCGATCGGAAGGCGTCGTCGTCCGCTGTTCGGAGCTCCGCAGTTGGTCGCCGCGATATACGTCGTCTGGCCAGGTTCGGTCGACAGGATGTCCGCAGCCGGGGCAGGGGCCGGCGACATACCATCCCGGCGGGTCATCGCGACGTTTGAAACTCCAACCAGCGAGGTTGGGACGGTCGATGATCTCCATCTCCCATGGTATGTCCATACGATGCTCCCCTGAAGGGGGGCGCCGGTCGGACCGTCAAGCGCATCGGTGGCACCAGACGATCGGCGCGCCCCGATCGTTTTCCTAGTGCTCTCAGGGGACTGCAACATACTCGATGGCGCAACTAGGGTGCGCTTTCTGCGCACAATGCCCGGTATGACTAGAACGCGAGCAGGAGTGATTGTTCGGGCGTTGTCGCTTAACCTCTAACTTGTCGTTTAACTTGCCTGTTTCGCCTGCTGTGTTGGGGTGAGCCGTCCTTGATCTTGCCGGCGGGCTGGGTGGCGGCGTGTCGTTGGTTCGTGCTGCCGGCAGGGTGGCCGGGTCCGGGGCGGCTGAGTTTCGGTGCACTGGCCGGCTGGGAGGTCTTCGGACGGAGGTGACGGAACCCGCCGCGGACTGAAGTTGACCCGTGGTTCGGCCGGGGACTCGCGCGCCACGACCGGAGTCGAACCCGCAGGTCAGGACACCGTTGATGTAACGATCAGGTAAAAACATCGCAAATCCTGACATGAAAACCGCCAAACGCCCAGGCCAGGCGGCATGCGCCGCCCACCCAAGGGTCGGCTGGTGGGGCGGGTGGGGCTCGAACCCACGACCGACGGATTACTATTGATCATCTATTGATATACGTCGTGGGCCCTCAAAACCTGTTGCCACTAGGGAAACTTGCTCCCGAGCACGAGTCGGCGACCATCATCATCTAGCAAGATTTTTCTTGATTTCCGTGGGGTTTCCGTGGGGACCACGCTACCGTCAGAGACATCGGCGAAGCGCCCAGAACGGACGGCGGTGACCTCGTGGCCAGGCCCTCACTGAACCTCGGGACCTACGGCAACCTCTACACGGCGAAGTACGGCGACGGCTACCGCGCACGTGCCCGGTACCGCGACTTCGACGGGCGCACACGGCTCGTCGAACGCCACGCCAAGACCAAGGGCGCGGCCGAGCAAGCCCTACGCACGGCCCTACGGGACCGCGCCCGTGTCGACGTCGGCACCGGCGCCATCTCCGCCGAAGCGAAGGTCGCCGTTCTCGCCGAGGCCTGGTACGAGTCCGTCCAGCGCCAGGACCGCTCCCCCAACACCACCGCCGCCTACCGGACACGACTCGACAAGTCCGTGATCCCTGGCCTCGGTGAGCTACGCATCCGGGAGCTGACGGTCGGCGTCGTCGACCGCTTCCTGTCCATCATCACCGAGAAGCACGGACCGGCCGCCGCCAAGCAGACCCGCGCCGTCCTCTCTGGCATGTGCGGTCTCGCGGCCCGTCACGACGCCCTTGACCGCAACGTCGTACGCGACGCCGGGCCGATCGCCGAGGCCACCCCCAAGGAACAGCCGCGGGCCCTCACCCTCGACCAGCTCCGAGAGCTGCGCGTCTCACTCCGGAACGACCCGAAGGCCGTCGGGCGCGACATCCCCGAGTTCGTCGACCTCCTCATGAGCACCGGCGTCCGCA carries:
- a CDS encoding site-specific integrase: MARPSLNLGTYGNLYTAKYGDGYRARARYRDFDGRTRLVERHAKTKGAAEQALRTALRDRARVDVGTGAISAEAKVAVLAEAWYESVQRQDRSPNTTAAYRTRLDKSVIPGLGELRIRELTVGVVDRFLSIITEKHGPAAAKQTRAVLSGMCGLAARHDALDRNVVRDAGPIAEATPKEQPRALTLDQLRELRVSLRNDPKAVGRDIPEFVDLLMSTGVRIGEAAGLTWGAVNLDEGWIEIRSTVVRIKGQGLFNKPKPKTKAGHRRLQLPSWMIRTLKQRFDNQPDDVTIFPAQLGGLRDPSNTQADLRDAFKAVGMEWATSHIVGRKSVASAMDNAGLTARAAADQLGHRQVSLTQDRYFGRKVAETGAASVLEELDF